The following are encoded together in the Juglans microcarpa x Juglans regia isolate MS1-56 chromosome 2D, Jm3101_v1.0, whole genome shotgun sequence genome:
- the LOC121248239 gene encoding pentatricopeptide repeat-containing protein At5g62370 → MRCFPMIKRMPGAYCYYYFFRTRRTITTSTLPLDVQNDSISSVSYDHKSLCLTSVEQLIQRGSLSLAQKLVQRIIARSLSFSDAVLVVHYAAVRGLKIDLGSYGALIRKLMSLGQPQLAEVLFRGSIVGRGIDPDFSILNSMVICFCKLGKIEEARAQLERLLAMGRVPCKSASNALLREFCAQDRILEGFDYIVRITEAGVIPGFWCFNKLIDGLCCKGYMDEALELFDIMGGKCGCPPTVHLYKSLFYGLCKRGLVVEAETLLSEMESRGLYIDRTMYTSLIYQYCKDKKMKMAMRVLLRMLKTGCEPDNYTCNTLIHGFVKLGLFDKGWVVYNQMAEWGMQPDVVTNHILISQYCREQKTDCALMLLNNLVSCNMAPSVHCYTVLMAALYKENRLMEIDELLKSMLGNGVIPDHVLFFVLMKIYPKGHELQLAYMILQAIAKNGCGFDPSMFSSSASLRTTSGLEQEIEILLEGIVRSNLNLGNVAFGVFISALCEEGKIDDALLYMDKMVRVGCMPLPFTYNTLIKCLCQEGLYEDAKSLIELMQDRGVVADQATYLIIVNEHCKRGDLVSAFDIFEQMDERGLRHSVAIYDTIIACLSRQKRIFEAEEMFKRMLESGVDPDVIVYTTMINGYSKNGRAIEAHQLFDKMIEDSIKPSSYSYTALISGLVKRNMTHKGCLYLDRMLRDGLEPNIVLYTSLINHFLKKGEFEFAFRLVHLMERNQFESDLIMYISLISGISRNIIGINNWSILNKRSEREREMLFHLLHQRTVTCSEDILRVSANSLEEMKCFAVKLIEKLKDNSFMPNLYLYNGIISGFCRAERMQDAYDHFEMMQREGIRPNQVSYTILIDGHIQSGDINSAIGLFNKMNADGFAPDRIAYNTLLRGLCKAGRLLDALSLSYTMRKRGVLPNRVSYDYLLGCFCANDMSVYAIKIFEEMVAQNYLPCQFNRKWLLCILYENNNLHEASVVTDRCFKDGNLQKM, encoded by the coding sequence ATGCGATGCTTTCCAATGATTAAGAGAATGCCTGGTGcttattgttattactatttctTCAGAACCAGAAGAACAATTACGACTTCTACTCTACCACTAGATGTACAAAATGATTCCATTTCATCTGTTAGCTATGACCACAAATCTCTCTGCCTCACTTCAGTGGAGCAACTCATTCAACGCGGCTCGTTATCCTTGGCACAGAAACTCGTTCAGCGAATAATTGCCCGTTCTTTGTCGTTTTCAGATGCTGTTTTAGTTGTTCATTACGCTGCTGTAAGGGGCTTGAAGATTGATTTAGGTAGTTACGGTGCACTCATTAGGAAGCTGATGAGCTTGGGTCAGCCACAGCTAGCTGAGGTGCTTTTCCGTGGCAGCATTGTTGGCAGAGGTATTGATCCTGACTTTTCAATTTTGAATTCGATGGTGATTTGTTTTTGTAAGTTGGGGAAAATAGAGGAGGCAAGAGCTCAACTTGAAAGGTTGCTTGCCATGGGCCGTGTTCCTTGCAAATCTGCTTCTAATGCGTTGCTTCGGGAGTTTTGTGCCCAAGATAGAATTTTAGAAGGATTTGATTATATAGTTAGAATTACTGAGGCTGGAGTTATTCCAGGTTTTTGGTGTTTTAATAAGTTGATTGATGGGCTATGCTGCAAAGGGTATATGGACGAAGCTCTTGAATTGTTTGATATAATGGGTGGCAAATGTGGGTGTCCGCCTACAGTCCATCTGTACAAATCGTTGTTTTATGGTCTTTGTAAGAGAGGGCTTGTTGTGGAGGCGGAGACACTATTAAGTGAAATGGAGTCTCGGGGTCTTTATATAGACAGGACAATGTATACTTCTTTAATTTATCAATATTGCAAggataagaaaatgaaaatggcaaTGCGGGTTTTGTTGAGAATGCTGAAGACAGGTTGTGAGCCAGATAATTACACATGTAATACACTGATTcatgggtttgtgaaattgGGTTTGTTTGATAAGGGGTGGGTCGTTTACAACCAGATGGCAGAGTGGGGAATGCAACCTGATGTGGTAACTAATCACATTTTGATCAGTCAGTACTGCAGGGAACAGAAGACTGATTGTGCTTTGATGCTTTTAAACAACCTGGTTAGTTGCAACATGGCTCCCAGTGTTCACTGTTACACAGTTTTGATGGCTGCACTGTACAAGGAGAATAGGCTAATGGAAATTGACGAGTTGCTCAAAAGCATGCTGGGCAATGGGGTCATCCCTGATCACgttctattttttgttcttatgaAGATTTATCCGAAGGGACATGAGCTTCAGCTGGCTTATATGATTCTACAGGCAATTGCCAAGAATGGGTGTGGGTTCGACCCTTCTATGTTCTCATCCTCTGCCAGTCTGCGTACTACTAGTGGTTTGGAGCAAGAAATTGAGATCCTGCTCGAGGGAATTGTGAGAAGTAACTTGAATCTAGGTAATGTAGCATTTGGTGTTTTTATCAGTGCTTTGTGTGAAGAAGGAAAGATCGATGATGCTTTGCTTTACATGGATAAAATGGTGAGAGTTGGATGCATGCCTCTGCCCTTTACTTACAACACTTTGATCAAGTGTCTTTGCCAGGAGGGGCTTTATGAGGATGCGAAGTCACTAATTGAACTTATGCAAGATCGGGGGGTGGTCGCTGATCAAGCAACTTATTTGATAATAGTAAATGAACATTGCAAACGGGGTGATCTGGTGTCTGCCTTTGATATTTTTGAGCAAATGGATGAGAGGGGACTGAGACATAGCGTTGCCATATATGACACTATTATTGCTTGTCTAAGTAGACAGAAAAGAATTTTTGAAGCAGAGGAAATGTTTAAGAGGATGCTCGAGTCTGGTGTGGATCCTGATGTGATTGTTTATACGACAATGATTAATGGCTACTCCAAGAATGGTAGAGCCATTGAAGCCCACCagttgtttgataaaatgataGAGGATTCCATTAAGCCCAGTTCTTATTCATACACTGCACTTATAAGTGGATTGGTGAAGAGAAACATGACTCATAAGGGATGCCTGTACCTTGATAGGATGTTGAGAGATGGTCTTGAGCCCAATATCGTGCTGTATACCTCgcttattaatcattttttgaaGAAAGGGGAGTTTGAATTCGCCTTTAGGTTAGTTCATCTGATGGAACGAAACCAGTTTGAAAGCGACCTCATTATGTATATCTCACTGATCAGTGGCATTAGCAGAAACATCATTGGTATTAACAACTGGTCCATTTTGAACAAAAGGtcagaaagggagagagaaatgttGTTTCATTTGCTCCATCAGAGAACTGTTACGTGTAGTGAAGACATTTTGAGAGTTTCCGCTAATTCTCTGGAGGAAATGAAATGCTTTGCAGTGAAGCTGATTGAGAAGCTTAAAGACAATAGCTTTATGCCAAACTTATACCTATACAATGGTATAATCTCTGGATTTTGCAGGGCAGAGCGGATGCAGGATGCCTATGATCATTTTGAAATGATGCAAAGAGAGGGTATACGTCCCAATCAGGTTTCTTATACCATTCTCATCGATGGACATATCCAATCTGGTGATATTAACAGTGCAATAGGATTGTTCAACAAGATGAATGCAGATGGTTTTGCTCCTGACAGAATTGCATACAACACTTTACTGAGAGGCCTTTGTAAGGCTGGGAGACTGCTTGATGCCTTGTCACTCTCATATACCATGCGCAAGAGGGGGGTTCTCCCGAATCGAGTTTCTTATGATTATTTACTCGGATGTttttgtgctaatgatatgAGTGTATATGCCATCAAGATATTTGAAGAAATGGTTGCTCAAAATTATTTACCCTGCCAGTTTAATCGCAAATGGTTGCTTTGCATATTGTACGAGAATAATAATTTGCATGAAGCTAGTGTGGTAACTGATAGATGCTTCAAAGATGGAAATCTCCAGAAAATGTGA